The Triplophysa rosa linkage group LG25, Trosa_1v2, whole genome shotgun sequence genome window below encodes:
- the LOC130548799 gene encoding putative uncharacterized protein GUCA1ANB isoform X1, whose amino-acid sequence MMNSAAAADDDVMEPQVRRTDESAQDVMVSLASGVPVDVSSDGEVTDAHSRHYSSLNSLRPFYTAQKPTCGYSFSWDTDHRHKPTGLQPHNPAMWRNTCVYKH is encoded by the exons ATGATGAACAGTGCTGCTGCAGCTGATGATGATGTGATGGAGCCGCAGGTGAGGAGAACAGACGAGAGCGCGCAG GATGTGATGGTTTCTCTGGCGTCTGGTGTGCCGGTGGACGTCAGCAGTGATGGAGAGGTGACAGATGCTCACAGCCGTCACTACAGCAGTTTAAACTCTCTGAGACCCTTCTACACCGCACAGAAGCCCACCTGTGGATATAGTTTCTCCTGGGACACAGATCATAGACACAAACCCACCGGCCTTCAGCCTCACAACCCCGCAATGTGGAGAAACACGTGTGTGTACAAACACTAA
- the LOC130548799 gene encoding putative uncharacterized protein GUCA1ANB isoform X2, whose translation MMNSAAAADDDVMEPQDVMVSLASGVPVDVSSDGEVTDAHSRHYSSLNSLRPFYTAQKPTCGYSFSWDTDHRHKPTGLQPHNPAMWRNTCVYKH comes from the exons ATGATGAACAGTGCTGCTGCAGCTGATGATGATGTGATGGAGCCGCAG GATGTGATGGTTTCTCTGGCGTCTGGTGTGCCGGTGGACGTCAGCAGTGATGGAGAGGTGACAGATGCTCACAGCCGTCACTACAGCAGTTTAAACTCTCTGAGACCCTTCTACACCGCACAGAAGCCCACCTGTGGATATAGTTTCTCCTGGGACACAGATCATAGACACAAACCCACCGGCCTTCAGCCTCACAACCCCGCAATGTGGAGAAACACGTGTGTGTACAAACACTAA
- the LOC130548797 gene encoding uncharacterized protein LOC130548797, with protein MKKRPLNFLGRKNRNLFDTNVEIKEIDHVELMLDSAAIPESGTAKVRSRPTVKHFTSNDSLQGFAVPTPKVPLLLPFIEPTVNGTGSPRNLQNGGKLSAYNMSEGELFVPPPPSSAPPPPPPSSVAQRPPSFIPPPPPSHGDRHPFIDTASLQPPAMPPPKPPSHNGSNYRDQLDLASLIPPPMAPPTPPSDKSSFRGSVSSLDYEEIPDCPKFTPPPPPSMGKPPPVLPKTQKMPPLKPIRLSSIPNMDIQSRSPTPPLASTPTLSSFNPQNTAKIYHMPKGTVLTGQVDREKRVQSILLLEDSTGNPVGVHVNGNSGGSLKQVQSVPPVKPARRGSTAAQLENDIPDGAQVQAPSQPTKQEAKINPEPETTTPIHFSPKIEKKPDVGQVKTHVDIPGRSHRYSPVLNHRHLKTRGLESSGKKNETSTSPLALLMASKEREKKKNNLSRQNSGSYEPQTSAIQPNVEKPNSFTVIPRDLSERASVEFKPTINTQPVVPLSTKVDVPNGPYSKSVLSSTPMNSSAGVQHIAVRDEENGEEMLFIPPPPEFANFDPEDEPPAPPPAHPAPAPPLQATPPSFKPSIPPPVTNGPLITPKPKPPTCPPKAPCPPPVIQPKPPVQIKYAPPPVQAPPPASQTTLLSILQRKMLEMDPKFSAVKEADFNDDWNSPLSDDEGPAPFVVSKPLQTRSAAPPARPQGLYMKELENKATKKTQDFSSPSRSSNGPSSKQSFGMTFTVRPGSKQPITPVIKN; from the exons ATGAAGAAAAGACCTCTGAATTTCTTGGGTCGGAAGAATCGAAATCTGTTCGACACCAATGTGGAAATCAAGGAAATTG ATCACGTGGAGCTGATGTTGGACTCGGCCGCCATTCCAGAGTCAGGAACCGCCAAAGTCCGTTCACGGCCGACGGTCAAACACTTCACG TCCAACGATTCCCTCCAAGGCTTTGCGGTTCCGACTCCCAAAGTTCCACTTTTGCTGCCCTTCATTGAACCTACAGTGAACGGTACAG GAAGCCCCAGAAACCTCCAAAACGGAGGAAAGCTTTCTGCCTACAACATGAGTGAGGGGGAATTATTTGTACCCCCTCCGCCCAGCTCCGCCCCTCCACCCCCTCCGCCCTCTTCAGTAGCCCAGCGCCCTCCATCGTTCATCCCTCCACCTCCCCCGAGTCACGGAGACAGACATCCATTCATAGACACAGCAAGTTTGCAGCCACCTGCCATGCCACCCCCTAAACCTCCGTCACATAACGGCTCTAATTACAGAGATCAGTTAGACCTGGCCTCCCTCATACCTCCTCCAATGGCACCTCCAACACCTCCATCAGACAAATCCAGCTTCAGAGGTTCCGTCTCCAGCCTGGATTACGAGGAGATCCCAGATTGTCCTAAATTCACCCCGCCACCACCTCCCTCGATGGGTAAACCTCCACCTGTCCTACCCAAAACCCAGAAAATGCCACCTCTGAAACCTATCCGCTTGTCCTCCATACCCAATATGGACATCCAGTCCAGATCGCCCACACCCCCACTTGCCTCTACTCCAACGCTTTCCAGCTTCAACCCTCAGAACACGGCTAAAATCTACCACATGCCGAAAGGCACTGTACTCACAGGGCAGGTTGACAGGGAGAAGCGAGTCCAGTCCATTCTGTTACTGGAAGACTCCACTGGGAACCCCGTTGGGGTTCATGTCAACGGGAACAGCGGTGGATCTCTCAAACAAGTCCAGTCGGTGCCACCCGTCAAACCGGCACGTCGTGGGAGTACCGCCGCTCAACTGGAGAATGACATTCCAGACGGTGCCCAGGTTCAAGCTCCAAGTCAACCAACCAAGCAAGAGGCGAAGATCAATCCGGAACCCGAGACTACAACACCTATACATTTCTCACCTAAAATAGAGAAGAAGCCTGATGTTGGCCAGGTGAAGACTCATGTGGACATACCTGGCAGGTCTCACAGGTACAGCCCGGTCCTGAACCACCGACACCTGAAGACACGAGGGCTGGAGAGCTCGGGGAAGAAGAATGAAACATCCACCTCACCGCTCGCTCTGCTGATGGCCTctaaagaaagagaaaagaagaAGAACAATCTGTCCCGACAGAACAGCGGTTCCTATGAGCCCCAGACTTCTGCCATCCAACCTAACGTAGagaaaccaaactccttcaccGTCATTCCTCGAGACCTGTCAGAGAGAGCCAGTGTAGAATTCAAGCCGACTATAAACACGCAACCGGTCGTCCCGCTGTCTACTAAAGTTGACGTCCCAAATGGACCTTACTCTAAGTCAGTGCTAAGCTCCACCCCTATGAACAGCTCAGCAGGGGTACAACATATTGCTGTCCGAGATGAGGAAAACGGTGAAGAGATGTTGTTTATCCCACCACCTCCCGAGTTTGCTAACTTTGACCCAGAGGACGAACCCCCAGCCCCGCCTCCCGCTCACCCCGCACCTGCCCCCCCTTTACAAGCCACGCCTCCGTCCTTTAAACCGTCCATACCGCCACCAGTAACCAACGGTCCACTGATCACCCCCAAACCTAAACCGCCCACCTGTCCTCCTAAAGCCCCATGCCCTCCACCAGTTATCCAACCCAAACCGCCCGTTCAGATTAAATATGCCCCACCGCCGGTCCAGGCCCCCCCACCGGCCAGTCAGACGACGCTGCTTAGTATCCTGCAGAGGAAGATGCTGGAGATGGACCCCAAGTTCTCAGCAGTGAAAGAGGCAGATTTCAACGACGACTGGAACTCTCCGCTTTCTGATGACGAAGGACCGGCGCCATTTGTAGTGTCCAAACCTCTCCAAACCCGCAGTGCCGCCCCGCCAGCGAGACCTCAGGGTCTGTACATGAAGGAGCTGGAGAACAAAGCAACCAAAAAGACTCAAGATTTTTCAAGTCCATCTAGATCAAG TAACGGACCTTCAAGCAAACAGTCGTTTGGAATGACGTTCACAGTGAGACCCGGAAGCAAACAGCCAATAACACCAGTAATAAAAAACTGA